In Lolium perenne isolate Kyuss_39 chromosome 5, Kyuss_2.0, whole genome shotgun sequence, the sequence TTGAACCGAGGGAAATTGATTCTACTGGGCTTGTGCGAGTGGTGGACTGAAGTGGAGTGAGGTTTCTTGGGAGTTGGGAgccgaagaggaagaagatggcAGCAGCGCCACCGCCCAAGGCCgacgagctgcagccgcacccgcccAAGGAGCAGCTGCCCGGCGTGTCCTTCTGCATCACCAGCCCACCGCCATGGCGtacgtctcctcctcctcctctccgctCCAGGGGCCTTTCGGTTCTGCTGTTAAAAGTTTCCCTTTCTTGTGTTTCTCCTTCCATGTTCCTTAATTTTGCCTATACTTCTCCTTTAATGTTGAGGCTTTCTTTTCCAGCGCTTATCTGTTCTGTAGCGATCTTCCTTTTTTTTTGTCGgtgcatatcagtttgttcataGTTCCACTAAAACAGGTTTCTTCATCTGCTGCTGGTGTCCTATTTTTCTATTGGAAATAATATATACTTTTGCTGACTAGTCTAGGAAGATTCATTACTGTCGgtgcatatcagtttgttcataCTTGCACTAAAACAGGTTTCTTCAGTTTGTACATCTCTTTATGCAATTGACACCACTCAAATCCTTGTAATCTTGTACGCAGCCGAGGCCATGATACTGGGATTTCAGCACTTCATTGTCATGCTGGGCACCACTGTCATCATACCGAGCGCACTTGTTCCTCAGATGGGGGGCGGAAATGTGAGTCTCGAGACTTATGTACTACTAATTGTTGATTACATCCACCTACTTGAAATATGAATTTAATAACGCTGGAGAAGTACCAAGGTTGCACACAGTTTTGCCAAGCATCTGAAATTCACTCCTGAGTCCTGAATGATAGTTACACTGCCTTTTTTTGTATCTCAGGAAGAGAAAGCCCGGGTAATTCAGACGCTGTTGTTTGTGGCCGGCATAAACACCTTGCTCCAAACGTTCTTCGGTACTCGCCTCCCTGTTGTGATGGGTGGCTCGTACACTTTCGTCGCGCCAACCATCTCAATCATCTTGGCTGGACGTTACAATGATGTGGCAGACCCTCGCGAGGTACTACTGCCCAACAGATTGGTCTTTCTTTAATTTTCGAGTTTCTCTCAGGAAAGAATAACAAACTTATCTTACCGTTGTGTTGTTTAGAAATTCTTAAGGACCATGAGGGGAACGCAAGGTGCTCTCATCATCGCATCGACGATTCAGATCATCCTTGGCTTCAGCGGTCTCTGGCGCAATGTCGTTAAGTGGGTCTCATTTTAGGCCTTTCTTGAATTACAATACCTTGCAGCGTTTCAGTTTTGTGATATTGACTACCCTGCATAATTTTGGTGCAGACTGCTTAGTCCATTATCTGCAGTTCCTCTTGTTTCACTAGTTGGATTTGGGCTTTATGAACTTGGTTTCCCAGCGGTTAGTTTTGCAACATCACTTTTCATTTTTCCTGTTTCTATATTCAGGGAAGAATGATAAAGTTGTTATGTGATAATTTGCAGGTAGGAAAGTGCGTGGAAGTTGGTCTTCCAGAACTCATTCTAATGGTTGTGTTTGCTGAGGTATTTTACTGATACCATTTTATGACTTTCTGGGTGACCGGTCTAATGTGTCAAATAGTTTCGATTAAGGTAATGTACTGATCATGTTTGTTTCCTGGACAGTATTTACCTCATGTGTTGAATTCTGGAAAGGGCGTCTTTGGCCGGTTCTCTGTTCTTTTCACCGTTTCAATTGTGTGGCTTTACGCATACATCCTCACCATCAGTGGTGCCTACAAGAATGTCAGGCCAAAGACGCAGGTGCATTGCCGCGTCGATCGTTCAGGGCTTATCGGAGGAGCTGCATGGTAGGGCTTCCAGGAATTCATACTATTATGTTGTAGTATAATTTTGATGATATCACCCTTATGAAGGTACTGAATTCTGGCTGTAGGATAAGTGTTCCTTATCCCTTTCAGTGGGGGGGTCCAACATTTGATGCTGGCGAAGCTTTTGCGATGATGAtgacttcatttattgctattgtAGAGGTTTGTATGTAATATTTGCctgaaaatagaaaaaaaaatacaTGCATTCAGTCATAATTAATTAATAAGATGATAATTTGTTGACTTACAGTCTACTGGAGCCTTTATTGCCGCTTCAAGGTATGCAAGTGCAACGATGATACCGCCAACGATCATCAGTCGGGGAATTGGCTGGCAGGTAAATGGATCATTTGTTATACTGTGGAGCCTGTCTCATCTTTTACTTGGTACTAATGCTGGTCACTCTGAAACGCCACTTTCAGGGCATTGGTATCTTGCTTGATTCATTCTTTGGAACAGCCAATGGAACCTCAGTTTCAGTGTAAGTATATGTTTGGGGATACAACAAGTGGCAATTACTCAATTGTATATAACATTAGTTTTACTAGTTAGCTTTGTGAACTTCTTATTTGCAGGGAGAATATTGGTTTACTTGCCGTGACACATGTTGGCAGCAGGAGAGTGGTGCAGATATCTGCTGGGTTCATGATTTTCTTCGCTGTCCTGGGTATTATGCTTAACTTGTTTTAAAAGCTGTTGTTACTTGAGTTTTTGTTGTGCATATTTCCTGTTACCCAAGCTGATTTTAGTTTTCTTTCTTTCGGAAAACAGGAAAATTTGGAGCCCTATTCGCGTCCATTCCGTTACCCATATTTGCTGGCATGTACTGTATTTTCTTCGCATATGTCGGTATGTTCAGATATCTGAACCCGCTCACCGTTTGACAGTCTTATTATTTCCAGCATATTTTTTGCACTATGATTCATTGGTTCTTCCAAATTCAGGTGCCTGTGGTATTAGCTTCCTTCAGTTCTGCAACTTGAACAGCTTCAGGACCAAGTTCATCTTGGGTTTCGCTTTCTTCATGGGCATCTCGGTTCCTCAGTACTTCAACGAGTACACCTCTGTTTCAGGCCATGGTCCAGTGCACACCGGTGCCAGATGGGTACGATAAATATATGACAAAGACTCGTGCCATTACTCTCTCTCTGAAGTTAACTGTTTTCCTCGTTCCTTTCGACAGTTCAACGACATGATCAACGTGCCGTTCTCGAATAAGCCCTTCGTCGCGGGGCTCGTGGCCTACTTCCTGGACAACACGATGCACCTGCACCAGAGCGCGGTGAGGAAGGACCGAGGGTTCCACTGGTGGGACAAGTTCAGGAGCTTCAAGAAAGACGCAAGGAGCCAGGAGTTCTACTCGCTGCCCTTCAACCTGAACAAGTTCTTCCCTTCGGTCTGATCCCGGCATCTTCCCTTGTTCATGCATGGTCCTGCTGGCTTGATCTGTCAAGTTTCTGGTGGTGCCGCTGTGCGTCAATTTTGTGTATTTATGGGTGAAATCGACTGATATGTTGGACCAGTGGGGACGCCATGTTCGTTTTAGTTCTGCACGGATCAATGCCTCATAAGTCATAACCTGTTAGCTTCTCACTTCACCTGTCAATCTGGCGATGTACATGTGCCTTTCCCACCCAGAAAAGAACACAGTATCAGTATGGTTGCCTAGTGCTAATATATTTGTAGAATTGTGAACATTGTTTCATTTATGCTACTCCCTCATTCTGTGAAAAGATGTCTTAACTTTgttaaaatttaaatgtatctatgTACTAAATCAGGTCTAGATACATCTACTTTTGGATAAAGCTAAGACATCCTTTTTTAATGAGCGGAGGTAGTATTCGTGAATACTGCTACTTGCAGAAATTGTTTCTCCTGAATTGTATGTACATTACACGGGTTATCTTTACTGGTAGAAAGCCACTGCCTGCTTATCTTTGGGTTGTACAAACTGTCAGATCTTGAACAAATCGGAGCGACAAcctaattaggggtaaaaaaacgaATATGTGAAAAAGACAAGTTCAAGCTACTTGCAGAAACTCTTGGGCCTCTTCATCGCAACAATATCTTGATCACCTGAAGTGTACATGACACTGTTATAGAAAAAGACAGGTTACTTCTGTTTCGGTTTCCAGAAGCTATTGGCATGTTGAACATTAGCGGGTTATACCGCTAGACCTCGGTCTTACAATCTTGCTCGGCTTGCTTGCAGAAAGGCTGTCTGGGCCCATAGGCTTCATAGGCCTTTTTGCAGCTGATGAGACGGGCTGAGGAGTGCAAGGGCTTCCAGTTCAATGAAAGTCATATATGTACCACTTCCTCAGGAAAAAAAAGTACACCAAACATCCATAGCCGAAATTACCATGCGTCTGGAACATCCTCAGAACCCGGCTAATGAGAGCATTTTCACTCGTCGCCCCACTACCCCCTCCCCAGGCCAATTTCCATCGCGGATGGAGTAAATTTTTCCCGTTGCGCCCCTAACAACCCATAAATCGCCAGATTGGACCATATTTTCATCCGGTGATCGCAGACTGAACCCAAGGCGTCTGGGAGCGGTGGATGGAGAGAAAAGACGCGTGGGCCAGGTCTGTCGGCGGCAAAACACATATCCCCCACAAAGATTTCCCCACTCGTGCTGCACAGACCACCTCTCCCCGTGTCATCATCATCTCGTCGCCGACTCCACCCCTACCCTCTCCGGCGCGTACACGCCGATAGAAAGCCCTCACCCACTCCTAGCTACTTCCGAGTTCGCCGCCATGCATCATCGTCACTGGCGCTCCGTTTCTGATCCCCCGTGCAGACCTCTACACCACCACACCCGTGAGTCGTTTTGCGGTTGGAGGAGGAAAACGCTGCTGCCGCCGAAAATGAAGAGAACATGATGATTCCCGCATCCCTGGCCAGCCTGTACGCCTAGCGGAACTCAAAGCCGCAGCGTGGCGGCTCTGGGCCGggacaccggaaggccaaggcgaGGCAGCGCCTGGAGGGGTACATCGTGTTGTACGTCGATTTCTTCACCGGTGATACGTGGCACCGTGAGGCAACATTCCGGCGCCGGTGCAAGATGAGGCGGCATCTCTTTTTGAAGATTGTGTATGCCGTACGGGACTTTGACCCCACCTTCCGATGCAAACCGGACTGCACCGACATGATTGGATTTTCCTCGCTATAGATGTGCAGGGCAATGAGGTTTCTTGCATATGGAGCTATGGGCGACAATCTCGATGGCTATCTGCGCATGGCCGAAAGCACCGTCATTGATTGCTTATACGAGTTTTGCAGGGCAGTCATACCAGTGTTTGGAAAACTATACTTAAGATCACCCACTGTTGCAAACACTGAGCAGATCCATGCAATTAATGCAGCAAGAGGATTTCCTAGGATGTggaatgatacgtccaatttgcatcactattttatatcataatttgctgttattcattgatatatttcatatttggagatgatacttatgttattttatctattttgcatgtttcatgattattggaggatcgcgcaccggagtcaggattctgctggaaaaagcgccgtcagaatgcaatatttcggaagatcaacaattgacggagtttatatggaaaatcctatttttccagaagacgaagggagccagaagggggagccgaggagggccaccgtgggcccacctcataggccggcgcgggccctgccctggccgcgccgccctgtgaggagggggcccacggccccctctggcctcctctccttcgcgtatttcttcgtcccgaaaacctaagctccggggggatagtcgcgaagagtcacagccgcctctgcggggcggagaacaccagagagaaaagagctcttcgggaggctgagatccgccggggaaattccctcccggagggggaaatcgacgccatcgtcaccgtcatcgagctggacatcatctccatcaccatcatcatcatctccatcatcatcaccgccgtttccaccgctgcacatcgtcaccgctgtaacaatttgggtttgatcttgattgtttgataggggaaactctcccggtgttaatttctacttgttattgatgctattgagtgaaaccgttgaaccaaggtttatgttcagattgttattcaccatcatatcacctctgatcatgttccatatgatgtctcgtgagtagttcgtttagttcttgaggacatgggtgaagtctaaatgttagtagtgaagtatggttgagtaatattcaatgttatgatatttaagttgtggtgttattcttctagtggtgtcatgtgaacgtcgactacatgacacttcacctttatgggcctaggggaatgcatcttgtactcgtttgccaattgcggggttgccggagtgacagaaacctgaacccccgttggtatatcgatgcaggagggatagcaggacctcagagtttaaggttgtggttagatttatcttaattactttcttgtagttgcggatgcttgcaaggggtataatcacaagtatgtattagtcctaggaagggcggtactttagcataggttcacccacacaacacttatcaaaacaatgaagattaattagccgtatgtagcgaaagcactagactaaaatcccgtgtgtcctcaagaacgtttggtcattataagtaaacaaaccggcttgtcctttgtgctaaaaaggattgggccactcgctgcaattgttactctcgcactttacttactcgtactttattcatctgctacatcaaaaacccctgaatacttgtctgtgagcatttacagtgaatccttcatcgaaactgtttgtcaacaccttctgctcctcgttgggatcgacattcttacttatcgaaaatactatgatacaccccctatacttgtgggttatcaagactattttctggcgccgttgccggggagtgaaagctattggtaagtggaattggtaagggaaacttttactgtttgtgctgattttatttctgcctgctgccataattcattatggagagatcttctcttgaatttttatttggaaaatctactactactgcaaaggtagtggatgaggcgccaggtgaggaagaaataccatacaaaatacctatgaaaattattgaacgtgttgtggataaccgttatacaggggatggaactgtccaccctggagatcatttactgttcttacatgaattatgcggtttattcaagtgtgcaggtattgctatggatgaagtgaggaagaaattattctctatatcgctgtctggtaaagcggcgcattggtataaattactggataatggggattctcttgaatggaatgatattgtgccccggttttattctaagttctatcctccaagtgaaattcacaaggatcggaaccgcatatataatttttggcctcatgatggagagagtattgcccaagcgtgggggagattgaagtctttaacgcTCAAATGCCccgttcatgagcttcctggtaatgttattattgataatttctatgcaagactttcttttcaagacaagaccttgctggatacttcttgttctggatcatttacacgcaacaaagaagagtttaaaagggaccttcttaatcggatccaggagaatactgaaggatgggagaacgacaaagatagagaatcaggtataaataatgattataaatgcattgaagcttttatggatactgataaatttcgtaatatgagtgctacttatggtcttgattctcaagttgctgcaaatctttacaaagcttttgcctctcattatgaattgcctaagaagaactttgataagtatcatgaaccgtataaagataaaattgattcatctataaataaatgtgttgtagttgaaactgttgatcatgttattcctgaagcttatattgaaaaaactcctttccctgctaaaatgaaggagtactctgttataaatagcgcggttaataaaagtgaaaagaaacctatagaacctgaagaacaaataaaggttgaacctgctgttgcaatagttaaagatcttgtgactgaaaatgtggaggatagtcatattatttctgtgaagatgcctctaatattgtttcacatcctaataagtccaagaaaacaagtgttcctatgctatctgttagaattggtgatcattgttattatggtttatgtgatattggtgcaagtattagtgctattccttatgagctttatacggagattatgcacgaaattggttcttgtgaacttgaagatattgatgtggttattcggctggagcatagagaaactatctctccaattggtattgtttgagatgtggaagttgtatgtggtaagattaaatatcctgctgactttttggtacttggttttgctgctagtaaatattgtcctatcatttttggtagaccttttctaaatacttgtggagctgttatagattgcaagaaagagaaaattttgactaaatttgctggtgaatcttatgagtttaatttctctaaatttgccaaaactccttataaagctgattcgcctaataatgattttagagttgaacagtgtgcatctattgctcttgctcctaataatcctttgcagcaacatttggagaatagtgagagtgaagtttttagggaagaaagaaatgagcttgatgaaattttccttcgtcaacctattcttaagcatgatttaccggtagaagatctgggtacaacaccaccaccaaaggaagatcctgtctttgatttaaaaccattgcctgataatcttaaatatgctcatattgatgataagaaaatatatcatgttattattagttctaagctttcagagtttgaagaagaaaggttattggaaatattgaagaaacaccgaggagctattggctacattcttgatgacttgaaggggatttctccctctatttgccaacatgccattaatacggaagatgatgcaaagcctgttgttgaacatcagcgtcgtctaattcctaagatgaaggatgtggtaagaaatgaggcattaagacttcttgaagctggtattatatatcctattgctgatagtagatgggttagtcctgtgcattgtgttcctaagaaaggaggaatgactgttgtgcctaatgataatgatgagctcatacctcaaagagtagttgtagggtatagaatgtgcattgattatcgaaaagttaataaggttactaagaaagatcattaccctttgccttttattgatcaaatgttagaaaggttatctaaaaatactcattttttgctttcttgatggttattctgggttctcacaaattgctgttaaaactaaggatcaagagaaaaccactttcacttgtccctatggaacttatgcttatagacgtatgccttttggtttatgtaatgcccctgctacttttcaaagatgcatgtctgctatttttcatggcttttgcgagagtattgtagaggtattcatggacgatttttccgtctatgggaattcttttgataattgcttgcgaaacctcgataaagttttacagagatgtgaagaaactaaccttgttcttaattgggagaaatgccactttatggttaatgaaggaattgtattgggacataaaatttccgagagaggtattgaagttgatagagctaaagttgaagcaattgagaagatgccctatcctagggatgttaaaggtattcgtagtgttcttggtcatgctgggttttataggagatttattaaagacttctccaagatttcaaagcctcttactaatcttcttcaaaaagatgtaccttttgtttttgatgatgattgtaaggaagcttttgaaactctatagaaagccttaacaactgctcctatagtcgaacctcctgattggaacttacctttcgaaattatgtgtgatgctagtgattttgctgtaggcgctgttcttggacagcgagtagataaaaaattgaatgttattcattatgctagtaaaactcttgatgctgctcaaagaaattatgctactactgaaaaagaattgttagttgtagtctttgcttgtgataagtttagatcttatattgttgattcaaaagttactattcatactgatcatgctgcaatcagataccttatgcaaaagaaagatgctaagccaaggcttattagatgggtacttctgttgcaagaatttgatttacatattgtagataggaaaggtgctgataatcctgttgctgataatttgtctagattggaaaatattgcttatgatccacatgttctgttaatgatagttttccaaatgaacaattggctgtaataaaggtgagctcgcgagacagtccttggtatgctgattatgctaactttattgtttccaagtatttgcctccaaccttttcagcccagcaaaggaggaaattcttttatgacttgaggcattatttctgggatgacccacacttatataaagaaggagtggatggtattctgcgaagatgtgtccccgaatatgaacagcaagagatattgagtaaatgtcatggtagtgcttatggaggacatcacgccggagatagaaccgcacaaaaggttctacaatcaggtttttattggccaactctcttcaaagatgcaaggaagtttattttatcttgcgatgaatgtcaaagggttggtaatatctccagacgcaatgaaatgcctatgaattatactcttgttattgaaccgtttgattgttggggatttgacttcatgggaccttttccctcttcagaaggtaacactcatatacttgttgctgttgattatgttactaaatgggtggaagccatacctacaaaaagtgctgatggtgagacctctttaagaatgcttttagatattatttttcctcgatttggagttcctagatatattatggctgatggaggttctcattttattcatggtggttttagaaaaactcttgctaaatatggtattaatcatagaattgcttccgcttatcatcctcaaactagtgggcaagtagaattatcaaatagagagattaaatctatcttgcaaaagactgttaataaatctagaaagaattgggctagtaaattgaaggaagcactatgggcttatagaactgcttataaaaatcccatgggaatgtcaccttataaaatggtctatgaaaaagcttgtcatttacctttagaactagagcacaaaacttattgggctgtaagagaactaaataaagatcctaaactagccggtaagaagaggttgctacaattgagttctctagatgaatggagaagtgaagcttatgaaaatgctaaactctttaaagagaaagttaagaaatggcatgataaaagaattatcaaaagagaatttaatattggggataaagtcctattgtatcggtctcgtctcagattctttgcagggaaattactctcgaaattggaaggaccatatgtcattgaggaggtgtatcgtttaggagcaattaaaattagctctctccaaggcaatgccacacaagtggtgaatggacaaagactcaagcattatatctaaggtgattcttataatgtagatgttgatgttattcgagtggaaacaccggaggctttcatcaaaggtcaaattgacagtccgccagaacccgactttgaataggtaacagtactggtaataaaagttCACGATTTACTTTccaaacaatatttttgctgtttttggaatatatgagaaattacgagattgaaacggagtggaggagacgcacgagggcgtgcccccataggccggcgcgggccccagcctggccgcgccgcccaatgaggtggccacctcgtcgccctctccgactctggttcgacctggtactttccttttgtcgtgaaaatttctgctatataatcccccggacccgtggaggtccgtatattgttttctcgacgtgttttgtttcgagctgttttctgccaggatttgcttcggatctagatccatcatgtcttcgtcggaaactccgaaggacagcttctgcgaggacgtcgtcaacctgtacatgaacgagctgaagatgcaccccaaggagttactgctcgttgatggagagttgcggatcaaagatgtccagggtcctaaaggagaaggaatcttggaagacaggatggagaaactagaacaagaggttttcaactacaagaagatggctgagcgtgaagtgggcatcttccacaagattgtgtctgaacttattgttgcacacaagaaggagactgcaaagctgtgggacgacatcctctcgtttcacgacaccaccaacaaactccaagctcaactctatgacgttcagaatcagagctgtgtgtatgaaaacaggtttaaacacataagctatgctgctagtttcaggattcccgagaccaggatgtcgtttgttgatggagagcctcttccttggaagtctgatgatgggaattcatcaccaccatcaccgaaggagtaactcatcgtcggtattggcatccgattggtttgttccaagcttgggggagtgccgcggtatcacatcatcactatcttttactttttactatcaagtagtgtcatatcatgagtagggaagttatcatataagatgggttgcagtgtggaagtatctctcctttagttggttgtctatgtatcccttggtgtgagttatcattatggaatattaatgagaagtcttatcatttacatattgcacatcttattttagtttgcaattcctattatatgattgatcttgttattagtattggtatcactttgggagcattgaataaat encodes:
- the LOC127301230 gene encoding nucleobase-ascorbate transporter 6; the protein is MAAAPPPKADELQPHPPKEQLPGVSFCITSPPPWPEAMILGFQHFIVMLGTTVIIPSALVPQMGGGNEEKARVIQTLLFVAGINTLLQTFFGTRLPVVMGGSYTFVAPTISIILAGRYNDVADPREKFLRTMRGTQGALIIASTIQIILGFSGLWRNVVKLLSPLSAVPLVSLVGFGLYELGFPAVGKCVEVGLPELILMVVFAEYLPHVLNSGKGVFGRFSVLFTVSIVWLYAYILTISGAYKNVRPKTQVHCRVDRSGLIGGAAWISVPYPFQWGGPTFDAGEAFAMMMTSFIAIVESTGAFIAASRYASATMIPPTIISRGIGWQGIGILLDSFFGTANGTSVSVENIGLLAVTHVGSRRVVQISAGFMIFFAVLGKFGALFASIPLPIFAGMYCIFFAYVGACGISFLQFCNLNSFRTKFILGFAFFMGISVPQYFNEYTSVSGHGPVHTGARWFNDMINVPFSNKPFVAGLVAYFLDNTMHLHQSAVRKDRGFHWWDKFRSFKKDARSQEFYSLPFNLNKFFPSV